GGATCGTGGGTACTCGAACGCGGCCACCGTGAACTGGGCCAGCGCCTCCGCGTGGCGAGGCCAGTCCAACACGGGGAAGCCCAGCGGCCGACCGTGGAGTCCGCGGTTGATCCCGTCCGCCGACGCGTTGACCGGCGCGAACAGGGTCCGGTCCATCACCGCGGACAGCGCCCGGTTGCGCCACCGGCCGACCGGTCCCCGCAACGGGGGCAGCCCCAGCCCGATCGGGGCCGTGTCCCGGCTGGCCAGCAGCAGCGGGATGACCCCGCACGCCACGATCGGCGGTCGCGTCCCTCGGGTGTGGCCCAGCAGGAAGGCGGCGCCGAGGAACGCGGTCTCCGCCAGCAGGACGTCGACGGGCTCCTGCGCGTGGCACGCCATCACCGTGCGGTACTGCTCGCGTCCGGGCCTGACGATGTAGCGGTCCGTCTGGCTGATGGCGAGCTTGAGGCCCTTCATCGTCGCGGAGTCCGGGTTCTGCGCCACGAGGTCCAGCCGGTCGTCGTAGTCGGCGGCCGGCGGCAGGGGGACGAACTCGGCGCCGGTGGCACGCACGTCGTCCGCGAAGCGGGCGCCGGTGAGGAAGCGGACGCGGTCAACGGGCCATGTCCTCCCGGTCCTGCCCTCGAGGGCTCAGGCGGCGTCGGCCCAGTCGGTGCGCCGCCGGACGAGGTCCTGCTGCGCCAGCCGGGACTCGCGGCGCCGACGGCGCGTGGGCCACGTGCCGATGAGCACGGCCACGAGCGTCACCAGCACCACGGCGGCCACGGCGATGCCGGCGTCCATCCAGAACTGGCCCGGGTAGAGCCGGATCAGGGCGTCGCTGGCGCGGAACGTCCACGTCCCCTCCGCGAAGAACAGGCCGTGGAAGGCCGCGAAGAACTGCTCCCAGCCCAGCGCGGCGAGCACGGCCAGCGCGACCAGCGCCACCAGCATCCACGCCGACCCGGCGAACAGGGCCCGGCGGATGCCGCCCTTGGCCGTGCGGGACAGCGCCACCATGAAGGCGAGGCAGGCCACCGCCAGCACGAGGCCCACGGCCATCGTCACGAGCATGACGAGCTTGACGTCCGCCATGTGCGCCACCTCCCCGTCCGTGAACAGCGGGGCGCCGCCGTTCCGCAGCTCGGCGAGGTACCGCGCGGGGGCGGCGTTGAAGAGGTAGTCCATCCCCGCGGACCCGTAGGTGAGCCGGTCCTCCGTGGTGAAGCCGTAGGGATCCGCCGGGAAGCCGGGGCGTTGGTACTCGAGCCACAGGAACACCGGCGAGGCGACGAGCCGGACGGCCGCGACCAGCACCACGACCGGGAAGAACAGGGCGAGCAGCACCTGCAGCACGCGCGGGGCGGTGGAGGGGCCCTCGAGCGCCTCGTCGCGGGCCGCGGCGCGGGCCTCGGCCTCGCGCAGCTCCCGCCGGCGGTCCTCGGCGTCCGCGGGGTCGGTGCCGAAGCCGCGGTAGTCCTGCGCGACCGGCGCGGGGACGGCCCCCGGACCCGCGGTCCAGGCGGTCTCGGGCTCCGGGGCGGCGGTGGCGGTCACGACGTCGGCCCGCGCCCCCGGGGCGCCCGGCCGCTCGTCGTACGGGACGGCGTCACCGGCGGCGAGCCGGCCGAGCTCGTCGCGGTCGATCGCCTGCGTCGACCCGGCCGCGTCATACCCCTCGCCGGCGGCGGG
This genomic window from Citricoccus sp. SGAir0253 contains:
- a CDS encoding TIGR01906 family membrane protein; the protein is MARRTSGNGDQDATGDREDAPQFESGLDYGAHQEDDGAETVALDRTAAGADPVDRGAGEADTVALDRPAAGEGYDAAGSTQAIDRDELGRLAAGDAVPYDERPGAPGARADVVTATAAPEPETAWTAGPGAVPAPVAQDYRGFGTDPADAEDRRRELREAEARAAARDEALEGPSTAPRVLQVLLALFFPVVVLVAAVRLVASPVFLWLEYQRPGFPADPYGFTTEDRLTYGSAGMDYLFNAAPARYLAELRNGGAPLFTDGEVAHMADVKLVMLVTMAVGLVLAVACLAFMVALSRTAKGGIRRALFAGSAWMLVALVALAVLAALGWEQFFAAFHGLFFAEGTWTFRASDALIRLYPGQFWMDAGIAVAAVVLVTLVAVLIGTWPTRRRRRESRLAQQDLVRRRTDWADAA